Proteins encoded in a region of the Paenibacillus sp. E222 genome:
- a CDS encoding 6-phospho-beta-glucosidase: MTNFKFPKDFLWGGAIAANQAEGAYLEDGKGLSIVDLLPTGENRRSIMKGNVPALTPLETEFYPSHEAIDFYHRYPEDIALFAEMGFKALRVSIAWARIFPTGEDAQPNEAGLQFYDRLFDELLKHGIEPVVTLAHFDVPVNLIEKYGSWRSRELVTLFETYAKTVFSRYKDKVKYWMTFNEINMLLHLPFLGAGLVFKDGDHVKEIQYQAAHHQLVASALAVKACHEIIPDAMIGCMLAAGSFYPYTCNPEDVFQGMEKDRESYFFIDVQSRGEYPGYAKRFFKDHGLNIAMQPGDAEILKNHTVDYIGFSYYSSRTTSTDPEVVKNMTSGNVFGSVANPYLAKSEWGWTIDPKGFRITANQLHDRYQKPLFVVENGFGANDVVTPDGEVDDEYRIDYLKRHVVEMGEALQDGVEIIGYTSWGPIDIVSASSGEMRKRYGYIYVDRDNEGKGDLKRIKKKSFHWYKNVIQSDGSNLESE, from the coding sequence ATGACTAATTTTAAGTTTCCCAAAGACTTTTTGTGGGGTGGAGCCATTGCTGCCAATCAGGCAGAGGGTGCTTATCTGGAAGATGGCAAAGGGCTGAGCATTGTTGACTTGCTGCCGACAGGAGAGAATCGCAGAAGCATCATGAAGGGTAATGTCCCTGCATTAACCCCGCTGGAAACCGAGTTTTATCCTTCGCATGAAGCGATTGATTTCTATCATCGTTATCCCGAAGACATCGCGCTATTTGCGGAGATGGGATTCAAAGCGCTGCGTGTATCGATTGCCTGGGCACGGATTTTCCCCACCGGAGAAGATGCACAGCCGAATGAAGCGGGTTTGCAATTTTATGATCGATTATTCGATGAACTGTTGAAGCATGGCATCGAGCCTGTAGTAACACTTGCTCACTTCGATGTACCGGTTAATCTGATTGAGAAATATGGCAGCTGGAGAAGCCGTGAGCTGGTGACTCTGTTCGAAACCTACGCGAAAACTGTATTCAGCCGTTATAAGGACAAGGTGAAATACTGGATGACGTTCAACGAAATTAACATGCTGCTGCATCTGCCATTCCTTGGTGCGGGTCTGGTCTTCAAGGATGGTGATCATGTCAAAGAGATTCAGTATCAGGCAGCACACCATCAACTGGTGGCAAGTGCACTGGCGGTTAAAGCCTGTCACGAGATCATCCCGGACGCAATGATCGGCTGTATGCTTGCGGCAGGAAGCTTTTATCCTTATACCTGTAATCCGGAAGATGTGTTCCAGGGCATGGAGAAAGACAGGGAGTCTTACTTCTTCATTGATGTTCAGTCGCGTGGAGAGTACCCAGGCTATGCCAAACGTTTCTTCAAGGATCATGGATTGAATATTGCCATGCAGCCAGGTGATGCGGAAATTCTGAAAAACCATACGGTTGATTATATCGGGTTTAGTTATTATTCAAGTCGTACAACCTCCACAGACCCGGAAGTCGTCAAAAACATGACGAGCGGCAATGTATTTGGTTCTGTAGCCAATCCCTATTTGGCCAAATCGGAGTGGGGCTGGACGATTGATCCCAAAGGCTTCCGTATTACAGCCAATCAGCTGCATGACCGGTATCAAAAACCGCTGTTTGTTGTAGAGAATGGATTTGGAGCCAATGACGTGGTTACCCCTGATGGTGAGGTTGATGATGAATACCGGATTGATTATCTGAAACGCCATGTTGTCGAGATGGGTGAAGCTCTGCAGGACGGTGTAGAGATCATCGGTTATACAAGCTGGGGCCCTATCGATATTGTCAGCGCTTCTTCAGGCGAGATGAGAAAACGCTATGGGTACATCTATGTGGACCGTGACAATGAAGGTAAGGGTGATTTGAAGCGGATCAAGAAAAAGAGCTTCCATTGGTACAAAAATGTAATTCAATCCGATGGCAGCAATTTAGAATCGGAATAA
- a CDS encoding amidohydrolase: protein MRLDAHQHFWNYNIREYGWIEEHMSVIRRSFLPEDLEPLLTRAGVSGCMAVQARQSLEETEWLLDLAERHEFIRGVVGWVDLCSVEAEHQLEKYASSPWLKGVRHVIQDEPDVQFVLRDDFQRGIALLQQYNLAYDLLVSKEQLPYAVELVKMFPEQRFVLDHLAKPDIKAGTVSPWKEALYSLSEQPNVYCKLSGMITEADWTNWKQEDFAPYLNIALEAFGPDRVMFGSDWPVCTVAGTYAQVLEIITKHTSCMSEVEKQMIFGGTCATFYQLS, encoded by the coding sequence ATGAGACTGGATGCGCATCAACATTTCTGGAATTATAATATTCGTGAATATGGTTGGATCGAGGAACACATGAGCGTCATTCGACGATCGTTTCTTCCAGAAGATTTGGAGCCTCTGTTAACCCGTGCAGGGGTATCCGGTTGTATGGCGGTACAGGCTAGACAATCGTTGGAGGAAACCGAATGGCTTCTGGACTTGGCAGAACGGCATGAGTTCATCAGGGGTGTTGTGGGGTGGGTGGATCTGTGTTCTGTAGAAGCTGAGCATCAACTTGAGAAGTATGCATCAAGCCCTTGGCTGAAGGGGGTGCGTCATGTAATACAGGATGAACCGGATGTCCAGTTTGTATTGCGTGACGATTTTCAGCGCGGAATTGCTTTGCTACAGCAATATAATCTGGCCTACGATCTGCTCGTGTCCAAGGAGCAGCTCCCTTATGCTGTAGAGCTGGTTAAGATGTTTCCTGAACAGCGATTTGTACTTGACCATTTGGCGAAGCCCGATATTAAGGCAGGAACGGTTTCCCCTTGGAAGGAAGCGCTATACTCTTTGTCAGAACAACCGAATGTATACTGCAAATTATCTGGAATGATAACGGAAGCCGATTGGACAAACTGGAAACAGGAGGACTTTGCCCCTTATCTGAATATCGCCTTAGAAGCCTTTGGTCCAGATCGGGTGATGTTTGGCTCGGATTGGCCTGTATGTACGGTGGCTGGTACATATGCTCAAGTGCTTGAGATTATCACAAAGCATACTTCTTGCATGTCTGAGGTAGAGAAGCAGATGATATTCGGCGGCACCTGTGCTACCTTTTATCAGTTATCGTGA
- a CDS encoding cellulase family glycosylhydrolase has product MLMNKKRRSFLSLTIVTAMILSLLSSAIASAATDESIQASAAAAPTNIQSYVNAMEPGWNLGNSLDAVGTDETAWGNPLITQQLIQNIANQGYKSIRIPVTWQAHIGGAPNYTIDTAYMNRVQQVVNWALDANLYVMINIHHDSWQWISYMENDHANVLARYNSAWTQIANKFKNSSTKLMFESVNEPRFTEGGTTNTATAYALLDELNVSFHNIVRASGGNNATRPLVLPTMHTSSAQPDLDALSQTIAKLNDPNIIATVHYYGFWPFSVNIAGYTKYNAEVQQDIIDTFDRVYNAFTAKGIPVIVGEYGLLGFDQHTGVIEQGEKLKFFEFIGQYLRQKQMTTMLWDNGQHFGRTSFTWSDPDLYNTMKASWTGRSSTAESDLVYLKKGAAIQDKTVKLNLNGNTFSSLANGSTTLVQGTDYTISGDVLTLKSSLLSRLTTSGNLGVNAKLTVKFNKGANWNLNIIKYDTPKLSNVTGTTSSFAIPTTFNGNQLATMEATYTSGGNAGPQNWTSFKEFSYTFSPNYSSNVIELKQNFFNETNNGEVILKFHFWSGDVITYKITKNGSSVVGISS; this is encoded by the coding sequence ATGTTAATGAACAAAAAACGCAGATCGTTCCTCTCGCTCACTATCGTAACGGCAATGATTCTATCCCTGTTGTCATCCGCCATCGCTTCTGCTGCTACAGATGAATCTATTCAGGCAAGTGCGGCCGCTGCTCCAACGAATATTCAGTCCTATGTTAATGCGATGGAACCGGGCTGGAATCTGGGAAACTCGCTGGACGCCGTTGGTACAGATGAGACGGCCTGGGGTAACCCGCTGATCACTCAGCAGCTGATTCAAAATATTGCTAATCAAGGCTACAAGAGCATTCGTATTCCAGTGACCTGGCAAGCTCATATAGGAGGAGCACCCAACTATACAATTGATACCGCTTACATGAATCGTGTACAACAGGTTGTAAACTGGGCGCTTGATGCCAATCTGTATGTCATGATCAATATCCATCACGATTCATGGCAGTGGATCAGCTATATGGAGAATGACCATGCCAATGTTCTTGCTCGTTACAACTCAGCCTGGACTCAAATTGCAAACAAATTCAAAAACTCATCCACGAAGCTGATGTTCGAAAGTGTAAATGAACCACGCTTCACGGAAGGTGGTACAACGAATACCGCTACTGCTTACGCTTTGCTGGATGAGTTAAATGTATCTTTTCATAACATCGTGAGAGCATCGGGGGGAAATAACGCAACACGTCCATTGGTCCTGCCAACGATGCATACCTCTTCCGCTCAACCAGATCTGGATGCATTATCCCAGACGATTGCGAAATTAAATGACCCTAACATTATCGCTACCGTTCACTACTATGGTTTCTGGCCATTCAGCGTGAATATCGCAGGGTACACCAAATATAATGCTGAAGTGCAGCAGGATATTATCGATACATTTGACCGAGTGTACAATGCATTCACAGCCAAAGGTATTCCGGTAATCGTCGGTGAGTATGGCTTGCTCGGCTTTGATCAGCACACAGGTGTCATTGAGCAAGGTGAGAAGTTAAAATTCTTTGAATTTATCGGCCAGTACCTGCGTCAGAAACAGATGACCACCATGTTATGGGATAATGGACAGCATTTTGGCCGTACCAGCTTCACCTGGTCTGATCCGGATCTGTATAACACGATGAAAGCAAGCTGGACTGGTCGTTCCTCCACAGCTGAATCCGATCTGGTTTATCTGAAAAAAGGGGCTGCAATTCAGGATAAAACAGTAAAATTGAATCTCAATGGCAATACATTTAGCTCTCTTGCTAATGGCAGCACAACTCTTGTTCAAGGTACAGATTATACGATCAGTGGTGATGTGCTCACATTGAAATCAAGCCTGTTAAGCAGACTGACCACGTCCGGCAATCTTGGGGTTAATGCCAAGCTGACCGTCAAATTCAACAAAGGCGCAAACTGGAACCTGAATATCATCAAGTATGATACGCCTAAACTGAGCAATGTAACGGGCACAACGAGCTCGTTTGCGATTCCGACAACCTTTAATGGCAATCAGCTGGCCACCATGGAAGCCACTTATACAAGTGGCGGAAACGCAGGTCCGCAAAACTGGACTTCGTTCAAAGAATTTTCCTACACTTTCAGTCCGAATTATAGCAGCAACGTGATTGAATTGAAACAAAACTTCTTCAACGAAACGAATAATGGCGAAGTTATTCTCAAGTTCCACTTCTGGAGCGGAGACGTCATTACGTACAAAATAACGAAGAATGGTTCCAGTGTAGTCGGAATCTCTTCCTAA
- a CDS encoding sucrose-specific PTS transporter subunit IIBC yields the protein MSDNQQIAQDVIRAIGGKENIASFAHCATRLRIMVNDKDKIDQKQVENIDKVKGAFFNSGQYQIIFGTGTVNRIFEEVEKLGIEGSSKEDVKSQGKKEGNAFQRAIRTFGDVFVPIIPVLVATGLFMGLRGLLTQNEILSLFGATPEDISPNFLLFTQILTDTAFAFLPALVAWSAFRVFGGSPVLGIVLGLMLVNPALPNAYAVADGSAQPLHMFGFIPVVGYQGSVLPAFFVGLIGAKFEKVLRRRVPEALDLILTPFITLTVMITLGLFAIGPVFHSLEEWVLHGTTAVLGLPFGIAGIIIGFFHQIIVVTGVHHIFNFLEIQLLEKTGFNPFNAIITCAMAAQGAACLAVGLKTKNTKLKALALPSSFSAFLGITEPAIFGVNLRYMKPFIMGLVGGAVGGFIASLFHLQGTGMAVTVIPGTLLYLNSQLPLYILSNVVAMGIAFALTWFFGYKDQPVAEEVPSNAGEESKTEVLSQKSNSSASQAVNYRARVAMLEIASPITGTAVALEQVPDPAFSEKHMGEGIAIEPSEGKVFAPFDGVIAHVMNKSKHAVILEHETGVQMLVHIGINTVGLKGEGFTAYVNSGDTVTAGQLLIEFDMEAIQAAGLPLITPVLIPNGNDRIEQVMPAMTGPVQANGEALIVVKFTEPQ from the coding sequence ATGTCGGATAATCAGCAGATTGCCCAGGACGTTATTCGTGCCATCGGGGGCAAAGAAAATATCGCATCATTTGCACACTGTGCAACACGTCTTCGGATCATGGTGAATGACAAGGACAAGATCGATCAGAAGCAGGTCGAGAACATCGACAAAGTCAAAGGGGCCTTTTTCAACTCGGGCCAGTATCAGATCATTTTTGGAACAGGAACAGTGAACCGGATATTTGAAGAGGTTGAGAAGCTGGGCATCGAAGGATCTTCCAAGGAAGACGTGAAGAGTCAGGGCAAAAAGGAAGGTAATGCTTTTCAACGGGCCATTCGCACGTTCGGTGACGTATTTGTACCGATCATCCCTGTGCTTGTAGCAACGGGGCTATTCATGGGTCTGCGCGGGCTGCTCACTCAAAATGAAATTCTATCGCTGTTTGGTGCAACACCGGAGGACATTTCGCCCAATTTCCTGTTATTTACTCAAATCCTGACGGACACGGCATTTGCATTCCTGCCTGCACTCGTAGCCTGGTCTGCGTTCCGCGTGTTTGGCGGTAGTCCAGTTCTCGGTATCGTTTTGGGACTAATGCTTGTGAATCCGGCGCTGCCGAATGCATACGCTGTGGCCGATGGATCAGCACAACCGCTGCATATGTTCGGATTCATACCGGTGGTCGGGTATCAGGGTTCGGTGCTGCCTGCATTCTTCGTCGGATTGATCGGAGCGAAGTTTGAGAAGGTTCTGAGAAGACGGGTACCCGAGGCTCTAGACTTAATTCTGACTCCTTTTATTACGCTGACGGTCATGATTACATTGGGGCTCTTCGCAATTGGTCCGGTATTCCATTCTCTTGAGGAGTGGGTGCTGCATGGGACGACAGCCGTATTGGGACTGCCATTCGGTATTGCGGGCATTATTATTGGTTTCTTCCATCAAATTATTGTTGTTACCGGTGTACATCACATCTTTAACTTTCTGGAGATTCAATTACTGGAGAAAACGGGCTTTAATCCGTTTAACGCGATTATTACATGTGCTATGGCTGCGCAAGGAGCAGCTTGTCTGGCAGTGGGGTTGAAGACCAAAAATACAAAGCTGAAAGCACTCGCACTGCCTTCGTCATTCTCTGCATTTCTAGGGATTACTGAACCTGCGATCTTCGGGGTTAACTTGCGGTATATGAAACCGTTTATCATGGGTCTTGTCGGAGGCGCTGTCGGTGGATTCATCGCGTCCTTGTTCCATTTGCAAGGTACAGGTATGGCGGTGACGGTTATTCCGGGCACCCTGCTGTATCTGAACAGCCAATTGCCTTTGTACATTTTGTCCAACGTGGTAGCCATGGGAATTGCATTTGCACTTACCTGGTTCTTCGGATATAAGGATCAGCCGGTTGCGGAGGAAGTTCCGAGCAATGCAGGAGAAGAGAGCAAGACGGAAGTGCTGTCGCAAAAGTCAAACTCATCTGCCAGCCAGGCTGTTAACTATCGTGCGAGGGTAGCTATGCTGGAGATTGCATCACCCATCACAGGCACAGCGGTTGCTTTGGAGCAGGTTCCTGATCCTGCATTTTCGGAAAAGCATATGGGAGAAGGGATCGCTATTGAGCCTTCTGAGGGCAAAGTATTTGCACCTTTTGACGGCGTCATCGCTCATGTGATGAACAAGAGCAAACATGCCGTAATCCTGGAACATGAAACAGGTGTTCAGATGCTTGTGCATATTGGAATTAATACCGTTGGACTGAAGGGGGAAGGCTTTACCGCATATGTGAATAGCGGAGATACCGTAACTGCAGGACAACTGTTGATTGAATTTGACATGGAAGCGATCCAGGCCGCAGGGTTGCCATTGATTACACCTGTGCTCATCCCGAATGGGAATGATAGAATCGAGCAGGTGATGCCAGCGATGACAGGCCCTGTTCAAGCTAATGGAGAAGCACTAATCGTTGTGAAATTTACTGAACCGCAATAA
- a CDS encoding sucrose-6-phosphate hydrolase: MKMTREQRYRRIEQAEPGEIGKLEALISVCPWRQHYHIQPITGLLNDPNGFSYYQGYYHLFYQWFPLGTEHGLKYWYHTRSTDLVHWEEVGIGIQPGDTYDSHGAYSGSAIEKDGQLNLLYTGNTRDENWNRHPYQCLAIMDESGSITKVHQPMISEVPSGYTEHFRDPKVWQQGDMYYCVIGAQRVDETGCTVLYRSSDLRNWTFLGEIHTGLPNFGYMWECPDYLEMQGQGVLIFSPQGIESQGDEYHNIFQSGYLIGEPLDLQTRHFEHGPFQELDRGFDFYAPQTMQAPDGRRILVGWMGLPDLEYPTDKSGWAHCLTIPRQLSLREGKLIQQPVSEMVKLRGNSEGTHMEFTIDDETRSFADFAGMAYELECEILGVEAEVVGIELRASAEEKTVVQYDRLNQKVILDRSQSGATLAEQNGNVRRCTLNADVLKFHIFVDSSSVEIFVNDGEEVFTSRIFPSKDSTEIRFFAHGGKAGFQASKWDY; this comes from the coding sequence ATGAAAATGACTAGAGAGCAACGCTACAGACGAATCGAGCAGGCAGAGCCTGGAGAAATAGGCAAGCTGGAAGCTTTGATTTCTGTTTGTCCATGGAGACAGCATTACCATATCCAGCCGATAACCGGACTGCTTAACGATCCTAATGGATTCTCCTATTACCAGGGATATTATCATCTGTTCTATCAGTGGTTCCCACTCGGAACCGAGCATGGATTGAAGTATTGGTACCATACCCGTTCAACGGATCTGGTGCACTGGGAAGAAGTCGGAATTGGAATCCAGCCGGGCGACACATATGACTCACACGGGGCATATTCGGGCAGTGCTATTGAAAAAGATGGCCAGCTCAATCTGCTATACACAGGCAATACAAGAGATGAGAACTGGAACAGGCATCCGTATCAGTGTCTGGCGATTATGGATGAAAGCGGTTCAATAACCAAAGTGCATCAACCTATGATCTCAGAAGTACCTTCTGGCTACACGGAACATTTCAGAGACCCCAAGGTTTGGCAGCAGGGTGACATGTATTATTGCGTGATTGGAGCCCAGCGTGTAGATGAAACGGGATGCACGGTATTATATCGCTCGTCAGATCTCAGAAACTGGACATTTCTTGGAGAGATTCACACTGGACTACCTAACTTTGGCTACATGTGGGAGTGCCCCGATTATCTGGAGATGCAGGGTCAGGGTGTGCTGATCTTTTCGCCGCAAGGTATAGAGAGTCAGGGAGATGAGTATCACAACATTTTTCAGTCGGGTTATCTGATTGGTGAACCACTGGATCTTCAGACAAGGCACTTCGAACATGGTCCATTTCAGGAGTTGGATCGTGGGTTTGACTTTTATGCCCCGCAGACGATGCAGGCGCCGGATGGAAGACGAATTTTGGTGGGCTGGATGGGACTTCCCGATTTGGAGTATCCGACAGATAAGAGTGGATGGGCACATTGCTTGACGATTCCGCGGCAGTTGTCACTCCGGGAGGGGAAGTTAATTCAGCAGCCAGTTTCTGAAATGGTGAAGCTGCGTGGGAATTCTGAAGGAACTCATATGGAATTCACAATCGATGATGAGACTCGATCTTTCGCAGACTTTGCTGGAATGGCTTATGAATTGGAATGTGAAATCCTTGGTGTTGAGGCAGAGGTTGTAGGCATTGAATTGCGGGCGAGTGCAGAAGAGAAGACCGTGGTGCAGTATGATCGGTTGAATCAGAAAGTAATTCTGGATCGCTCGCAATCAGGCGCAACGCTTGCGGAACAGAACGGGAATGTACGGCGCTGCACATTGAATGCAGACGTGCTTAAGTTCCATATCTTTGTGGATTCTTCTTCTGTTGAGATCTTTGTCAATGATGGAGAAGAGGTATTCACTAGCCGTATCTTTCCAAGCAAGGATAGCACAGAGATTCGCTTCTTTGCACATGGAGGCAAGGCAGGATTTCAGGCATCCAAATGGGATTATTAG
- a CDS encoding LacI family DNA-binding transcriptional regulator: MNKTISDIAQMAGVAKSTVSRFLNGGSVSDDTRQKIERIIKQYNYVPNTFAQSLKAKRTSIIGTVVPRLDSFATSQTLIGIDEELRNNQYQMLIANTSQDMQREIDAIYDFARQKVSGIILLAAEVTDAHLKAVEDIGIPVLLVGQQHEHLHSLVHNDDQAGYEMGKHVVEKGHRKIVYIGVTERDQAVGIHRKQGFKRAIDECGGCDVTYYETSFKMSEAIITAEAILKESKPTIIVGATDNIALGVMKIAFSNKIQIPQDLSVTGFGGYEITEMIHPTLTTVKYHYFEAGQVAAQHIIRLVQGEPVEQCTILDVEIIPRESVDKI; encoded by the coding sequence ATGAATAAAACGATTTCGGATATCGCCCAAATGGCAGGCGTGGCGAAGAGCACCGTCTCTCGTTTCCTGAATGGTGGTTCTGTTAGTGACGATACACGGCAGAAAATTGAGCGCATTATTAAACAATACAATTACGTACCCAATACGTTTGCACAGAGTCTCAAGGCCAAAAGAACCAGCATTATTGGAACGGTTGTGCCTCGTCTGGATTCCTTTGCAACCTCTCAGACATTGATAGGTATCGATGAAGAATTAAGAAATAATCAGTATCAGATGCTGATCGCGAATACGAGCCAGGATATGCAGCGCGAGATTGATGCCATATATGACTTTGCCAGACAGAAGGTATCCGGCATTATTCTGCTTGCCGCAGAAGTAACGGACGCACATCTCAAAGCCGTTGAAGACATCGGAATTCCGGTGCTATTGGTAGGGCAGCAGCATGAACATCTGCACAGTCTGGTTCATAATGATGATCAGGCGGGGTATGAGATGGGTAAGCATGTTGTGGAAAAGGGCCATCGAAAAATCGTCTATATTGGCGTTACCGAGAGAGATCAGGCGGTGGGTATCCATCGCAAACAGGGGTTCAAGCGTGCGATTGACGAATGTGGCGGATGTGATGTGACGTATTATGAGACAAGCTTCAAAATGTCCGAGGCTATCATTACCGCAGAAGCGATTTTGAAAGAAAGCAAACCGACCATTATTGTGGGCGCAACAGATAACATCGCACTGGGTGTGATGAAGATTGCTTTTTCCAATAAGATACAAATTCCTCAGGATTTATCGGTTACCGGATTTGGCGGTTATGAAATTACCGAGATGATTCATCCTACACTAACGACCGTAAAATATCATTATTTCGAGGCAGGTCAAGTGGCGGCCCAACACATTATTCGTCTGGTACAAGGCGAGCCAGTGGAGCAGTGCACGATTCTTGATGTGGAGATTATTCCACGAGAAAGCGTTGACAAGATATAA
- a CDS encoding bifunctional 3-deoxy-7-phosphoheptulonate synthase/chorismate mutase, producing the protein MDQSKNLEQLRGRLSEINHNLLHLLSERAQITQEIGQIKEKQGVPKFDPVREKEMLEELTAANPGPFQDDAIKLLFKQIFQASLNLQVDEHKKQLLVSRKNQQEDTVVSIGNVKVGAGKPILIAGPCSVESYEQVREVAAALKEAGITVMRGGAFKPRTSPYDFQGLGIEGLKILKEVADEFGLKTISEIVHPSHIEVAGQYIDVIQIGARNMQNFELLKAAGDVQIPILLKRGLAATIDEFVHAAEYVVSRGNKQVMLIERGIRTYEKATRNTLDISAVPILKQETHLPVLVDVTHSTGRKDILAPCAKAALAAGADGVMVEVHPNPAVALSDSAQQLNIEQFHQFLSSVRQSGLLKDQ; encoded by the coding sequence ATGGATCAAAGCAAGAACTTGGAACAATTAAGAGGCCGATTGAGTGAGATTAATCATAACCTCCTGCACTTGTTGTCAGAACGGGCCCAAATTACACAGGAAATTGGTCAAATCAAGGAAAAACAGGGTGTACCCAAGTTTGATCCGGTTCGTGAAAAAGAAATGCTGGAGGAACTGACTGCCGCCAATCCGGGACCTTTCCAAGACGATGCCATCAAACTTCTGTTCAAACAGATTTTCCAAGCTTCCCTGAACCTTCAGGTCGACGAACATAAGAAACAGCTGCTCGTTAGCCGCAAAAATCAGCAGGAAGATACTGTCGTCTCCATCGGAAACGTCAAGGTTGGCGCTGGTAAACCGATTCTGATCGCCGGACCGTGCTCGGTTGAAAGTTATGAACAGGTACGCGAAGTTGCCGCAGCGCTGAAAGAAGCCGGCATTACTGTGATGCGCGGAGGTGCATTTAAACCTCGTACTTCTCCATATGACTTCCAGGGACTTGGAATCGAAGGATTGAAAATTCTGAAGGAAGTTGCCGATGAGTTCGGATTGAAGACCATTAGTGAAATAGTACATCCAAGTCATATTGAAGTGGCTGGCCAGTATATTGATGTTATCCAGATCGGTGCACGTAACATGCAAAACTTTGAACTGCTCAAGGCTGCCGGGGATGTTCAGATTCCTATTCTGCTCAAACGTGGTTTGGCGGCAACCATTGATGAATTCGTTCATGCTGCGGAGTACGTTGTCTCCCGGGGAAACAAACAGGTTATGCTGATTGAACGCGGCATTCGCACCTATGAAAAAGCAACACGAAACACACTAGACATCTCAGCTGTACCGATTCTGAAACAGGAAACTCATTTGCCTGTGCTTGTGGATGTCACCCACTCTACCGGGCGTAAAGATATCCTTGCCCCATGTGCCAAGGCAGCTCTTGCAGCAGGTGCGGATGGTGTTATGGTTGAAGTTCATCCCAATCCGGCTGTAGCCCTCTCGGATAGCGCACAGCAATTAAATATCGAGCAATTCCACCAGTTCCTCTCCTCTGTGAGACAATCCGGATTGCTGAAGGATCAATAG